DNA sequence from the Candidatus Fluviicola riflensis genome:
ACGATATTGCTCCTTTCCTTCCGGCTATCATGGCTGATTTCGAAGATTTGAGCAAAGAAGAAGTGATCAAAAAATTCATTTCTGCCGAATTTAACCGTTTCATCGAATACTACGACCGTGCAGGCGATTTGAATGTTTCTGCAGGAAGAGGTGATCGTTCAGAGCGTGGTGAACGTTCGGAAAGAGGTGAGCGTGGTGAACGTACAAGAAGCGAACGTCCTGACAGAGGTGAGCGTTCTGAACGCGGACCACGTCCGGATCGTAATGATGCCAACAAAACACGTTTCTTCGTTACATTAGGAAAACGCGATGGCTTGAACCCTGGTGGTTTGCTTCGTGTGATCTGTGACGCTACAGGAATGAAATCTGCGGCTATCGGACGTATCGATGTAATGCCGAACTTCTCGTTTTTCGAAGCGGATAAATCGGATACAGATGCAATTTTGCAAAAAGTAAACGGTACGGATTACGAAGGCCATCGTTTGATGGTTGAAGTAACTCAAAACAAACCGGAAGTTGAACGCGAGCGTTCTTCTGGCGGAGCTCCACGCAGCGGTGGTTTCCGTTCAGGCGGTGGCGATCGTGGCGGATTCCGTAAAGAAGGTGGAGGCGGAGGTGGCTTCCGCAAAGAAGGCGGTTTCAGCGGACGAAGAGATAGCAGCTACGGAAAAGAAGGAGGAGCATCAGCTTCGCGTTCAGGTTCAGGTGGTGATCGCAGGTCTTCTGGTGGCAGCAGCGCCGCTGGTGGTGAGCGTCGTTCTTTCGGAAAGAAATTCGGTTCGAAAAGCTATTAACACATAAATTTAAAATTGAAAATGTAAAATTGAGAAAGGGGTAACCCGCTATTGATTTTACATTTTCTTTTATAACTAATAATTAAAAGAAGAACTAAAATGGAAAACTGAAAATTGACGACTGGCTTTTCAATTTTCAATTTTACATTTTCAATTCAATTCATTGTATGGAAATCAGAAACATTGCCATTATTGCCCACGTCGATCACGGGAAAACTACATTGGTCGACAAAATGATTGAAGCAGGAAACGTTGTCAACGAACGTGATCGTCCTACAGGTGACCTGATCATGGACAGTAACGATTTGGAACGTGAACGTGGAATTACCATTGTGTCTAAAAACGTATCCGTTTCATATAAAGGAACAAAAATCAACATCATTGATACTCCTGGTCACGCCGATTTTGGTGGTGAGGTAGAGCGCGTTTTGAACATGGCCGACGGCGTTTGTCTGTTGGTGGATGCTTTTGAAGGCCCAATGCCACAAACTCGTTTTGTATTAGGGAAAGCACTTTCAATGGGCTTGAAACCATTGCTGGTGATCAACAAGGTAGATAAAGACAACTGTACACCTGACGAAGTACACGAAAAAGTATTCGATCTGATGTTTGAGTTGGATGCCAACGAAGAACAATTGGAGTTCCCAACGATCTACGGTTCAGCTAAAAATGGCTGGATGTCAACAGATTGGAAACAACCAAAAACAGATATTACCGATTTGCTGGATCAGATTCTTGATTATTTTCCGCCACGTGAAATCGAAGCAGGAAATACCCAAATGCTGATCACGTCATTGGATTTCTCCACATACGTTGGTCGTATTGCTATCGGTCGTTTGCACCGTGGTGATTTGAAAGAAAATCAGCCGATTATTTTGGCGAAACGCGATGGTACACACGAAAAACACCGTGTAAAAGAATTGTTTGTATTCGACGGAACAGAACGTCGCAAAGTAGATTCGGTAGCTGCCGGTGATATTTGTGCCGTAACCGGGATCGAAGGATTTGAAATTGGTGACTGTATCTGTGATGCGGAAGAGCCGGATGCATTGAAAACAATTACCATTGACGAACCGACGATGAATATGTTGTTTTCGATCAACGATTCACCGTTTTTTGGAAAAGAAGGTAAAAAAGTGACTTCGCGTCATATCCAGGAACGTTTGACCAAGGAATTGGAGAAAAACCTTGCGATGCGCGTAAGTGATACGGATAAAGCGGACAAATGGATCGTTGCCGGACGTGGTGTATTGCACTTGTCGGTATT
Encoded proteins:
- the typA gene encoding translational GTPase TypA — its product is MEIRNIAIIAHVDHGKTTLVDKMIEAGNVVNERDRPTGDLIMDSNDLERERGITIVSKNVSVSYKGTKINIIDTPGHADFGGEVERVLNMADGVCLLVDAFEGPMPQTRFVLGKALSMGLKPLLVINKVDKDNCTPDEVHEKVFDLMFELDANEEQLEFPTIYGSAKNGWMSTDWKQPKTDITDLLDQILDYFPPREIEAGNTQMLITSLDFSTYVGRIAIGRLHRGDLKENQPIILAKRDGTHEKHRVKELFVFDGTERRKVDSVAAGDICAVTGIEGFEIGDCICDAEEPDALKTITIDEPTMNMLFSINDSPFFGKEGKKVTSRHIQERLTKELEKNLAMRVSDTDKADKWIVAGRGVLHLSVLIETMRREGYELQVGQPQVILKEIDGVKCEPVEELTIDLPEEFSGTAVEAVTKRKGEMTNMEPKGARMIIQFQIPSRGIIGLRNYLLTQTAGEAIMTHRYLEYQPYKGEIAGRQNGSMISLEQGTSIPFSLNNLQERGKFFINPNESIYEGQVIGENSRAGDLCVNVTKTKKMSNMRSSGADEKVRLAPPKIFSLEECLEYIQRDEYVEVTPESLRIRKILLKETDRKRSGNK